Proteins encoded together in one Nitratidesulfovibrio sp. window:
- a CDS encoding mobile mystery protein B: MFPEPEGATPLDPNETRDLKHKHVATRGELDELEQDNIQRGGAWLRRKRKGDILTLNFLCKLHDKLFGDVWRWAGRFRNTEKNIGVTPSQVPVQLHALCGDARFWAENATWSPKEAAARFHHRLVKIHPFPNGNGRHARIAADEYLKQYFNAPPIDWATGVNLQVDSARRTAYIAALRAADGEDYGPLLVFVGAQEQPPAGNFPAAP; the protein is encoded by the coding sequence ATGTTCCCCGAACCTGAAGGGGCGACGCCCCTTGATCCCAACGAGACGCGCGACCTGAAGCACAAGCATGTCGCCACGCGCGGTGAACTGGATGAACTGGAGCAGGACAACATACAGCGAGGTGGGGCTTGGCTGCGGCGCAAACGTAAGGGCGACATCTTGACCCTGAATTTTCTTTGCAAGTTGCACGACAAGCTGTTCGGCGACGTGTGGCGCTGGGCGGGCAGGTTCCGGAATACAGAAAAAAACATCGGTGTGACGCCCTCACAGGTGCCCGTGCAGTTACATGCGCTGTGCGGCGATGCCCGCTTCTGGGCGGAAAACGCCACCTGGTCTCCAAAAGAGGCTGCCGCCCGCTTCCACCATCGCCTGGTGAAGATCCATCCCTTTCCCAACGGCAACGGGCGCCACGCCCGCATCGCGGCGGACGAGTATCTGAAGCAGTATTTCAATGCACCCCCCATCGACTGGGCCACCGGGGTGAACCTGCAAGTCGATTCGGCGCGGCGCACCGCCTATATCGCGGCCCTGCGCGCCGCCGATGGTGAAGACTATGGGCCGTTGCTGGTGTTCGTGGGCGCGCAGGAGCAGCCCCCCGCAGGGAATTTTCCAGCCGCCCCCTAA
- a CDS encoding glutamine synthetase family protein, with product MDFPVFNCKNGDDVIRAVKEYNVSFIQFWFVDILGNLKSFQVTPSELEAAFEEGMGFDGSSILGFTRIEESDMVAFPDATTFQICAWRPLERPVARMFCDVRNPDGTPYEGDPRYILRKLTEKAAQKGYTYYVGPELEFFLFASSQCPQPIDAGGYFDAPPLDLGNDVRRDIIFALQRMGIPVEYSHHEVAPSQHEIDLRYNEAMKMADVVMTYKVVVKEMARKHGVYATFMPKPIFGQNGSGMHVHQSLFRNGRNAFFDPNDPHHLSGECRSYIAGLLKHAREFCCVTNQWINSYKRLVPGYEAPVYLAWAQRNRSALIRVPMYKPGKEAATRIELRSPDPACNPYLAFSVMLAAGLEGIEKSYELPKAVEANIFHMGEEDLTKHGIGSLPGSLYEAAMELKGSTLMQEVLGEHTHANLVGNKLIEWDAYRTHVSEFELQRYLPVL from the coding sequence ATGGACTTTCCCGTTTTCAATTGCAAGAACGGCGATGATGTCATCAGGGCGGTCAAGGAATACAACGTCAGCTTCATCCAGTTCTGGTTCGTGGACATTCTGGGCAACCTGAAAAGCTTTCAGGTGACCCCCAGCGAGCTCGAGGCCGCCTTCGAGGAAGGCATGGGCTTCGACGGCTCGTCCATCCTGGGCTTCACCCGCATCGAGGAAAGCGACATGGTGGCCTTTCCCGACGCCACCACCTTCCAGATCTGCGCCTGGCGCCCCCTGGAGCGCCCCGTGGCCCGCATGTTCTGCGACGTGCGCAACCCCGACGGCACCCCCTACGAGGGCGACCCCCGCTACATCCTGCGCAAGCTGACCGAAAAGGCCGCGCAAAAGGGCTACACCTACTACGTGGGGCCGGAACTGGAATTCTTCCTGTTCGCCAGCTCGCAGTGCCCGCAGCCCATCGACGCGGGCGGCTACTTTGACGCGCCCCCGCTGGACCTTGGCAACGACGTGCGGCGCGACATCATCTTCGCCTTGCAGCGCATGGGCATTCCCGTGGAATATTCGCACCACGAGGTGGCCCCCTCGCAGCACGAGATCGACCTGCGCTACAACGAGGCCATGAAGATGGCCGACGTGGTCATGACCTACAAGGTCGTGGTCAAGGAGATGGCCCGCAAGCACGGGGTGTACGCCACCTTCATGCCCAAGCCCATCTTCGGCCAGAACGGCAGCGGCATGCACGTGCACCAGTCGCTGTTCCGCAACGGCCGCAACGCCTTCTTCGACCCCAACGACCCGCACCACCTGTCGGGCGAATGCCGCTCGTACATCGCGGGCCTGCTGAAGCACGCGCGCGAGTTCTGCTGCGTCACCAACCAGTGGATCAACTCGTACAAGCGCCTGGTGCCCGGCTACGAGGCCCCGGTGTACCTGGCCTGGGCGCAGCGCAACCGTTCGGCCCTCATCCGCGTGCCCATGTACAAGCCCGGCAAGGAAGCGGCCACCCGCATCGAACTGCGCAGCCCCGACCCGGCCTGCAACCCCTACCTGGCCTTCTCGGTGATGCTGGCCGCCGGGCTTGAAGGCATCGAAAAGAGCTATGAACTGCCCAAGGCCGTGGAAGCCAACATCTTCCACATGGGCGAGGAAGACCTGACCAAGCACGGCATCGGCTCCCTGCCCGGCTCGCTGTACGAGGCGGCCATGGAACTGAAGGGCAGTACCCTGATGCAGGAAGTGCTGGGCGAACACACCCACGCCAACCTGGTGGGCAACAAGCTCATCGAGTGGGACGCCTACCGCACCCACGTTTCCGAGTTCGAATTGCAGCGCTACCTGCCCGTGCTGTAG
- a CDS encoding mobile mystery protein A gives MSVRDTVRLQQARLVDAAAGKVSGVSVPKGGWIAAVRKALGMSGAQLARRLGVTNAAVYQHERSEPEGAITLRQMEKMAQAMGCRFVYAIVPDAQMEKTQAENGRVEDVLRRQARAKAEALVLWASGHMALEQQALPPERVQEEIVRMTEELVRNPPSDFWEER, from the coding sequence ATGAGTGTCAGGGACACGGTTCGTTTGCAGCAGGCCAGGCTGGTGGATGCGGCGGCTGGCAAGGTTTCCGGGGTGTCCGTGCCCAAGGGGGGCTGGATTGCGGCGGTACGCAAGGCGCTGGGCATGTCGGGAGCGCAGTTGGCCCGACGGCTTGGGGTTACCAATGCCGCCGTGTACCAGCACGAACGTAGCGAGCCGGAAGGGGCCATCACCCTGCGGCAGATGGAAAAGATGGCCCAGGCCATGGGGTGTCGTTTCGTCTACGCCATTGTGCCGGATGCACAGATGGAAAAAACGCAGGCGGAAAACGGGCGGGTGGAGGATGTTCTTCGGCGGCAGGCGCGCGCAAAGGCCGAGGCGCTGGTGCTGTGGGCCAGCGGGCACATGGCGCTGGAGCAGCAGGCGCTGCCGCCGGAACGGGTGCAGGAGGAAATCGTGAGGATGACCGAAGAGCTTGTGCGTAATCCTCCCTCGGATTTCTGGGAGGAACGCTGA
- a CDS encoding flavodoxin family protein, whose product MNIIAINGSPRKKWNTATLLQNALEGAAERAAQAGHAASTELVHLYEHDYKGCISCFACKKIGGKSYGHCAVKDGLTPILERVAEADVLLLGSPIYFYTETGEMRSFLERLLFPYLSYSPGYQPLFPRQLPTGLVYTMNIPEDKMPDYQQDRAVKATWAVTRRIFGKCELFLCTDTFQFDDYSKYVSTSWDPVAKAKRREEVFPQDCARARDLGALLVDQAGQVGQAD is encoded by the coding sequence ATGAACATCATCGCCATCAACGGCAGCCCGCGCAAGAAATGGAACACCGCCACCCTGCTGCAAAACGCGCTGGAAGGCGCGGCGGAGCGCGCCGCGCAGGCGGGCCATGCCGCCAGCACCGAACTGGTGCACCTGTACGAGCATGACTACAAGGGCTGCATCAGCTGCTTTGCCTGCAAGAAGATCGGCGGCAAGAGCTACGGCCATTGCGCGGTGAAGGACGGCCTGACGCCCATCCTGGAGCGCGTGGCCGAGGCGGACGTGCTGCTGCTGGGCTCGCCCATCTACTTCTACACCGAAACCGGCGAGATGCGCTCGTTCCTGGAACGGCTGCTGTTCCCCTACCTTTCGTACTCGCCGGGCTATCAGCCGCTGTTTCCGCGTCAGTTGCCCACGGGGTTGGTGTACACCATGAACATCCCCGAGGATAAGATGCCCGACTACCAGCAGGACCGCGCGGTAAAGGCCACCTGGGCGGTCACCCGCAGGATTTTCGGCAAGTGCGAACTGTTCCTGTGCACGGACACCTTCCAGTTCGACGACTACTCCAAGTATGTTTCCACCAGTTGGGACCCGGTGGCCAAGGCCAAGCGGCGCGAAGAGGTCTTTCCGCAGGACTGTGCCCGCGCGCGCGACCTGGGCGCGTTGCTGGTGGATCAGGCCGGACAGGTGGGCCAGGCCGATTAG
- a CDS encoding helix-turn-helix transcriptional regulator — MNIPIEHQVIRHNGQPVAVVVPYAEYVRTFGGQAVPEPTVPHDVVGRVVGDGASPCRAWREHLGLTQAEVASRMDISQSAYAQMEAADARPRPATRRRIAAALGIAVEQLDL, encoded by the coding sequence ATGAACATACCTATTGAACATCAGGTCATCCGGCACAACGGGCAGCCCGTGGCCGTCGTGGTGCCCTATGCGGAGTATGTTCGCACCTTCGGCGGGCAGGCCGTGCCGGAACCCACGGTGCCGCACGACGTGGTGGGCCGGGTTGTCGGTGATGGGGCCTCCCCTTGCCGGGCTTGGCGCGAACACCTTGGGCTGACCCAGGCCGAGGTTGCCAGCCGCATGGATATCAGCCAGTCCGCCTATGCCCAGATGGAGGCGGCGGATGCCCGACCTCGACCGGCCACGCGCCGCAGGATAGCCGCCGCGCTGGGCATTGCGGTGGAGCAACTCGATCTGTAG
- a CDS encoding sigma-54 dependent transcriptional regulator: MSPASTPCCGSVLVVDDERVFAVGLARLLSTQFPDWTFDVRCSGEEALSAIVHGDYAVLVTDLRMPGLSGQTLMQEALAQDPALTVIMLTAFGSVETAVAALKQGAYDFLTKPIDQEHLFRVVGKAMERGVLLRENGRLRQKAADGDLGPMLIGKSPAMQRLRKSIAAVAASDYTVLIRGESGTGKELVARAVQSLSQRADGPFIMVNCPAIPDALLESELFGHVKGAFTGADRNRKGLFMAADKGTILLDEIGDIPASVQSKLLRVIQEGEVRPVGTNEAQRVNVRMVASTNRNLEAKIADGSFREDLYFRLNVLTINVPPLRDRIEDIPHIAAHFLFRVCNELGVPEKEFSNEALSYLSCRQWPGNVRELLNLVRRVAVFCPGERIEGAFVHRMEHGTDADPECGAGFSPYKDAKQVAVDEFTRSYVHRLLEHTHGNISEAARLSGVERFTLQKILKRMHIDTADYRRG, from the coding sequence ATGAGCCCCGCATCAACCCCGTGCTGCGGCAGTGTGCTGGTGGTGGACGACGAGCGCGTGTTCGCCGTGGGCCTGGCGCGCCTGCTGTCCACCCAGTTTCCGGACTGGACCTTCGATGTGCGGTGCAGCGGAGAGGAAGCCCTTTCCGCCATTGTCCACGGCGACTATGCCGTGCTGGTGACCGACCTGCGCATGCCCGGCCTGTCCGGCCAGACCCTGATGCAGGAGGCCCTGGCCCAGGACCCCGCGCTGACGGTGATCATGCTTACCGCCTTCGGCTCCGTGGAAACGGCGGTGGCCGCGTTGAAGCAGGGTGCCTACGACTTTCTGACCAAGCCCATCGACCAGGAGCACCTGTTCCGGGTGGTGGGCAAGGCCATGGAGCGCGGCGTGCTGCTGCGCGAAAACGGTCGCCTGCGCCAGAAGGCCGCCGACGGCGACCTTGGCCCCATGCTCATTGGCAAGAGCCCGGCCATGCAGCGGCTGCGCAAGTCCATAGCGGCAGTGGCCGCGTCGGACTACACGGTGCTCATCCGGGGTGAATCGGGCACCGGCAAGGAACTGGTGGCCCGCGCCGTGCAGTCGCTCAGTCAACGGGCCGACGGCCCGTTCATCATGGTCAACTGCCCGGCCATTCCGGACGCATTGCTGGAAAGCGAGCTGTTCGGCCACGTGAAGGGGGCCTTCACCGGCGCGGACAGGAACCGCAAGGGCCTGTTCATGGCGGCGGACAAGGGCACCATTCTGCTGGACGAAATCGGGGACATTCCGGCTTCGGTGCAGAGCAAGCTGCTGCGGGTCATCCAGGAGGGCGAGGTGCGCCCCGTGGGCACCAACGAGGCCCAGCGGGTCAACGTGCGCATGGTAGCCTCCACCAACCGCAACCTGGAAGCCAAGATCGCCGACGGCAGCTTTCGCGAGGACCTGTACTTCCGGCTCAACGTGCTGACCATCAACGTGCCTCCGCTGCGTGACCGCATCGAGGACATTCCCCACATCGCCGCCCACTTCCTGTTCCGGGTGTGCAACGAACTGGGCGTGCCGGAAAAGGAATTCTCCAACGAGGCGCTGTCCTATCTTTCGTGCCGCCAGTGGCCGGGCAACGTGCGCGAACTGCTGAACCTGGTGCGGCGCGTGGCCGTGTTCTGCCCCGGCGAACGCATCGAGGGGGCCTTCGTGCACCGCATGGAGCACGGCACGGACGCGGACCCGGAGTGCGGGGCGGGCTTTTCGCCCTACAAGGACGCCAAGCAGGTGGCCGTGGACGAATTTACCCGCAGCTACGTGCACCGGCTGCTGGAGCATACCCACGGCAACATTTCCGAGGCCGCGCGCCTGAGCGGGGTGGAACGGTTCACCTTGCAGAAGATCCTGAAGCGCATGCACATCGACACGGCGGACTACCGCAGGGGGTAG
- a CDS encoding DUF3365 domain-containing protein encodes MSHPLHGKIQHKFLLGLACIFLLLGGVFLFSLNLHLREMLHIEAEAKAELVFSHVSSLQQYVRDTLRPSVRGHIPDEDFLLEAMSTSFVTRKVFVELNGQRDQYLYRRVSMVPRNPASQANELERELITGFRNDGDLRTLRGYRVIDGVEHYILARPVYFEADCMYCHGDPADAPRVLLERYGAVRGFGHQAGDLAGMDFVGMPVDKSVQQVREAITLFGSSFYAAAAGVFLLIIIFFNRLVVANLRRLTAIFRQNFQSPGDRSILNRLDEGDEINSLMEAFGAFAAHLREARVKLEDYAANLEDKVRERTEDLSLEASEHRTDVELFVDLLGDLNSSQSHAELLKGALPRIAARFGASRATYLCAPMGREQYAWPTPPGPDDATRMPEDWLSVVNARQVRVEPGRVLVPVSTSDFSRGLMALYWESGGTPDLTPEVLLALGQQLGIAIENLDAIDALLRQNRLLELIFEGISDPVLLVEEGGTVVLANTSARALAEGVRPGARIGTWLGSISARALADGDLAAAIAGRDPSNLELELPGPRVMAVSVYPLRDGGDMGRAVVYLRDTTLERRVRAQMQQSEKLAALGQLAAGLAHEINNPLGVINCYAQLLQKTQQDPQAQEDLEVIVQHTQKARLVLQDLLGLARANRTLTGPSDLNAVLRDMAQIFRVQLESAGADIVLDLARGLPRVAADATSLEQILTNLLVNAIDAMPPGKGRIRVRTETMGTDAAGADAEGYGDSGRGRSGGYVRLTVSDNGPGIPPENMTQIFDPFFTTKEIGKGTGLGLTVVHELLRDLGGMVEVTGDGGATFVITLPVAPDVPEMPDTPEIQDAAGGDDATRANPEGDRA; translated from the coding sequence ATGTCGCATCCCCTCCACGGCAAGATCCAGCACAAGTTCCTTCTGGGTCTTGCGTGCATCTTCCTGCTGCTGGGGGGGGTGTTCCTCTTTTCGCTCAACCTGCACCTGCGCGAGATGCTGCACATCGAAGCCGAGGCCAAGGCGGAACTGGTGTTCTCGCACGTTTCGTCGTTGCAGCAGTACGTGCGCGACACCCTGCGTCCCTCGGTGCGCGGGCACATCCCGGACGAGGACTTTCTGCTGGAGGCCATGAGCACCTCCTTCGTCACCCGCAAGGTGTTCGTGGAGCTGAACGGCCAGCGCGACCAGTACCTGTACCGCCGGGTGTCCATGGTGCCGCGCAACCCCGCCTCGCAGGCCAACGAGCTGGAGCGCGAACTCATCACCGGCTTCCGCAACGATGGCGACCTCAGGACCCTGCGTGGCTACCGGGTCATTGACGGGGTGGAGCACTACATCCTGGCCCGGCCCGTGTATTTCGAGGCCGACTGCATGTACTGCCACGGCGACCCGGCGGACGCCCCCCGCGTGCTCCTGGAGCGCTACGGCGCCGTGCGCGGCTTCGGCCACCAGGCCGGGGATCTGGCGGGCATGGACTTCGTGGGCATGCCCGTGGACAAGAGCGTGCAGCAGGTGCGCGAGGCCATCACCCTGTTCGGCAGTTCGTTTTACGCCGCCGCCGCCGGGGTGTTCCTGCTTATCATCATCTTTTTCAACCGGCTGGTCGTGGCCAACCTGCGCCGCCTGACGGCCATCTTCCGCCAGAACTTCCAGAGCCCCGGCGACAGGAGCATCCTGAACCGGCTGGACGAGGGCGACGAGATCAATTCGCTCATGGAGGCCTTTGGCGCGTTCGCCGCGCACCTGCGCGAGGCCCGCGTGAAGCTGGAAGACTACGCCGCCAACCTCGAGGACAAGGTACGCGAGCGCACCGAGGACCTCAGCCTGGAAGCGTCGGAGCACCGCACCGACGTGGAACTGTTCGTGGACCTGCTGGGCGACCTGAACAGCAGCCAGAGCCACGCCGAACTGCTGAAGGGCGCGCTGCCGCGCATCGCCGCCCGCTTCGGCGCCAGCCGGGCCACCTACCTGTGCGCGCCCATGGGCCGCGAACAGTACGCCTGGCCCACCCCTCCCGGCCCCGACGACGCCACCCGCATGCCCGAAGACTGGCTGAGCGTGGTCAACGCCCGCCAGGTGCGGGTGGAGCCGGGCCGGGTGCTGGTGCCGGTGAGCACGTCCGACTTCAGCCGGGGGCTCATGGCCCTGTACTGGGAGAGCGGCGGCACGCCGGACCTGACGCCGGAAGTGCTGCTGGCCCTTGGCCAGCAGCTCGGCATCGCCATCGAGAACCTGGACGCCATCGACGCGCTGCTGCGCCAGAACCGCCTGCTGGAACTCATCTTCGAGGGCATTTCCGACCCGGTGCTGCTGGTGGAGGAAGGCGGTACGGTGGTGCTGGCCAACACCTCGGCCCGGGCGCTGGCCGAGGGGGTGCGCCCCGGCGCGCGCATCGGCACGTGGCTGGGGTCCATCTCCGCCCGTGCCCTGGCCGACGGCGACCTTGCGGCGGCCATTGCCGGGCGCGATCCTTCGAACCTCGAACTGGAACTGCCGGGGCCGCGCGTCATGGCCGTGAGCGTGTACCCCCTGCGCGACGGCGGTGACATGGGCCGCGCCGTGGTCTACCTGCGCGACACCACGCTGGAGCGGCGCGTGCGCGCCCAGATGCAGCAGAGCGAAAAGCTGGCCGCGTTGGGCCAACTGGCAGCGGGCCTTGCCCACGAGATCAACAACCCCCTCGGGGTCATCAATTGCTACGCCCAGCTATTGCAGAAAACCCAGCAGGACCCCCAGGCCCAGGAAGACCTGGAGGTCATCGTGCAGCACACCCAGAAAGCCCGACTGGTGTTGCAGGACCTGCTGGGGCTGGCCCGCGCCAACCGCACCCTGACCGGGCCGTCGGACCTCAATGCCGTGCTGCGCGACATGGCCCAGATATTCCGCGTGCAACTGGAAAGCGCGGGCGCGGACATCGTGCTGGACCTTGCGCGCGGGTTGCCCCGCGTGGCGGCGGACGCCACCTCGCTGGAGCAGATCCTGACCAACCTGCTGGTCAACGCCATCGACGCCATGCCCCCGGGCAAGGGGCGCATCCGGGTGCGTACCGAAACCATGGGCACCGATGCCGCGGGTGCGGACGCCGAAGGGTACGGCGACAGCGGACGGGGCCGCAGCGGCGGCTACGTTCGCCTGACCGTGTCCGACAACGGTCCCGGCATTCCGCCGGAAAACATGACCCAGATTTTCGACCCGTTCTTTACCACCAAGGAAATCGGCAAGGGCACCGGCCTTGGCCTGACCGTGGTGCACGAACTGCTGCGCGACCTGGGCGGCATGGTGGAAGTGACGGGCGACGGCGGCGCCACCTTTGTCATCACCCTGCCCGTGGCGCCCGATGTGCCCGAGATGCCGGATACGCCCGAAATTCAGGACGCCGCCGGTGGTGACGACGCCACCCGCGCCAACCCCGAAGGAGACCGCGCATGA
- a CDS encoding MFS transporter yields the protein MPTPSPSTPASTSPLREVTRIPSLPRFWVSQCGSYLAYNMLAVVIGWQIYAMTGSAMHLGLVGLAQFTPQLLLTLVVGGVADRFDRRRIAFCCQLAEGLMAVALAVGSATGTLTPAGVFAGAFLTGAARAFEQPAMSALLPGLVPVVMLPRVLAFGAGLRQASIIAGPALGGFLCAAGAQAGYGVCGAAFLVACAAILLVRRPDTATKREPMTLRSLFGGIDYVRRNPVILGAISLDLFSVLLGGATALLPIYASDILHTGPWGLGLLRASPAVGALCMSVYLARVPMRRRVGRRLFAGVVGFGVATITFGLSRSFPLSMAALAALGACDMISVVVRQTLVQLETPDAMRGRVGAVNSVFIGTSNQLGEFESGVTAAWFGATASVVLGGVGTIVVALLWMRLFPALLRRDQLAITSAERPEQASLNAPDAPDEDDAPDEDDAPDEDDAPGAETQPETAQAPG from the coding sequence ATGCCCACACCATCGCCCTCCACGCCCGCCAGCACGTCCCCGCTGCGCGAGGTGACCCGCATCCCCTCGCTGCCGCGCTTCTGGGTCAGCCAGTGCGGCTCGTACCTGGCCTACAACATGCTGGCCGTGGTCATCGGCTGGCAGATCTACGCCATGACCGGCAGCGCCATGCATCTCGGCCTGGTGGGTCTGGCCCAGTTCACCCCGCAACTCCTGCTCACCCTGGTGGTGGGCGGCGTGGCCGACCGCTTCGACCGGCGGCGCATCGCCTTTTGCTGCCAGCTGGCCGAAGGGCTGATGGCCGTGGCGCTGGCCGTGGGCAGCGCCACCGGCACCCTGACCCCCGCCGGGGTGTTCGCCGGGGCCTTTCTGACCGGCGCGGCACGCGCCTTCGAGCAGCCCGCCATGAGCGCCCTGCTGCCCGGCCTGGTGCCGGTGGTGATGCTGCCGCGCGTGCTGGCCTTCGGTGCCGGGCTGCGCCAGGCGTCCATCATCGCCGGGCCCGCGCTGGGCGGCTTTCTGTGCGCCGCCGGAGCGCAGGCGGGCTACGGGGTGTGCGGCGCGGCATTTCTTGTTGCGTGCGCGGCCATCCTGCTTGTCCGCCGCCCGGACACGGCCACGAAACGCGAGCCCATGACCCTGCGTTCGCTGTTCGGGGGCATCGACTACGTGCGGCGCAACCCGGTCATCCTGGGGGCCATCAGCCTGGATCTCTTTTCGGTGCTGCTGGGCGGGGCCACGGCCCTTTTGCCCATCTACGCCAGCGACATCCTGCACACCGGGCCGTGGGGCCTCGGCCTGCTGCGCGCATCACCGGCCGTGGGTGCGTTGTGCATGTCGGTGTACCTGGCCCGCGTGCCCATGCGGCGGCGGGTGGGGCGTCGGCTGTTTGCCGGGGTGGTGGGCTTTGGCGTGGCCACCATCACCTTCGGCCTGTCGCGCAGCTTTCCCCTGTCCATGGCCGCGCTGGCCGCGCTGGGCGCCTGCGACATGATCAGCGTGGTGGTGCGCCAGACCCTGGTGCAGCTGGAAACGCCGGACGCCATGCGCGGACGGGTGGGCGCGGTGAATTCGGTGTTCATCGGCACCTCCAACCAACTGGGCGAGTTCGAATCGGGCGTTACCGCCGCATGGTTCGGGGCCACGGCTTCGGTGGTGCTGGGCGGGGTGGGCACCATTGTGGTGGCCCTGCTGTGGATGCGCCTGTTCCCGGCCCTGCTGCGCCGTGACCAATTGGCGATCACATCCGCCGAACGTCCGGAGCAGGCATCCCTGAATGCGCCAGATGCGCCAGATGAGGATGACGCGCCAGATGAGGATGATGCACCGGATGAGGATGATGCGCCAGGTGCGGAAACCCAGCCGGAAACGGCGCAGGCACCCGGCTAG
- a CDS encoding type II toxin-antitoxin system RelE/ParE family toxin, giving the protein MVRIEWAVRAVKQLRKLPHGDQVKVHAAVGGLAQWPDVRNVKALVNRVDYRLRVGRYRVLFHVLPDGSVTVINIDEVRKRDEHTY; this is encoded by the coding sequence ATGGTGCGCATCGAATGGGCAGTGCGAGCGGTGAAGCAGTTGCGCAAGCTGCCGCATGGGGATCAGGTGAAGGTGCATGCCGCCGTGGGCGGGCTTGCGCAATGGCCTGACGTGCGGAACGTCAAGGCGCTGGTCAACAGGGTCGACTACCGCCTGCGCGTGGGCCGCTACCGCGTGCTGTTCCACGTGCTGCCCGACGGTTCGGTGACCGTCATCAATATCGACGAGGTGAGGAAGCGCGATGAACATACCTATTGA
- a CDS encoding MFS transporter, with amino-acid sequence MQFTPVRLGDAGSPRMVLATVCIAQFMVPFMLTAVGVALPSLGRDLGASAVQLGLVEQLYALALAMSMLACGRLGDIVGQRRVLLPGLAVFTGLTLLVGLAPSVELVMTLRFGQGIGAAMMLSGSLALVATAYPPELRGRVIGIVSAFTYAGLSIGPVLGGYTTDHFGWRSVFLMVVPPGLAATAMCLWRMRPQPGADRGAHMDWPGSLVYAVSVCMVMTGAARATSVPLGPVLMAAGLAGLVLFLKVEARSKSPLLDVNLLLRNRFFSLSCLAAFGNYAAVFGVTFLFSLFLQYAKGLPPREAGLILLIQPVMQVLTAPLSGRLSDRIDPGRVATVGMLCSAAGLLLAMTTISPGMPVWLLAAELVCIGIGFGIFVTANSVAIMSSVDKAHFGVASGMVGAMRTLGMACSMTAVSLIFALHLGEAAITPAVLPEFLSATRTGLAVAAVFSCLGVLVSVGRGRKRD; translated from the coding sequence ATGCAGTTCACGCCGGTACGGCTGGGAGATGCCGGATCGCCGCGCATGGTGCTGGCCACTGTGTGCATCGCCCAGTTCATGGTGCCGTTCATGCTTACCGCCGTGGGGGTGGCCCTGCCTTCGCTGGGGCGCGACCTGGGCGCGTCCGCCGTGCAGTTGGGCCTTGTGGAGCAACTCTACGCCCTGGCCCTGGCCATGAGCATGCTGGCCTGCGGGCGGCTTGGCGACATCGTGGGCCAGCGCCGGGTGCTGCTGCCCGGCCTTGCCGTGTTCACCGGGCTTACCCTGCTGGTGGGGCTGGCTCCCTCGGTGGAGCTGGTCATGACCCTGCGCTTCGGCCAGGGGATCGGCGCGGCCATGATGCTGTCCGGCAGCCTGGCGCTGGTGGCGACGGCCTACCCGCCGGAACTGCGGGGCCGGGTCATCGGCATCGTCTCCGCGTTCACCTATGCCGGGCTGTCCATCGGCCCGGTGCTGGGCGGCTACACCACGGACCACTTCGGCTGGCGCAGCGTGTTCCTGATGGTGGTGCCCCCCGGCCTTGCGGCCACGGCCATGTGCCTGTGGCGCATGCGCCCCCAGCCCGGCGCGGACAGGGGCGCGCACATGGACTGGCCCGGCAGCCTGGTCTACGCGGTGTCGGTGTGCATGGTCATGACCGGGGCCGCCCGCGCCACCTCCGTGCCCCTGGGGCCGGTGCTGATGGCGGCGGGTCTGGCGGGCCTTGTGCTGTTCCTGAAGGTGGAGGCGCGCAGCAAAAGCCCCCTGCTGGACGTGAACCTGCTGCTGCGCAACCGGTTCTTCTCGCTGAGCTGCCTGGCCGCTTTCGGCAACTATGCCGCCGTGTTCGGCGTCACCTTCCTGTTCAGCCTGTTTCTGCAATACGCCAAGGGCCTGCCCCCGCGCGAGGCCGGGCTGATCCTGCTTATCCAGCCGGTGATGCAGGTGCTTACCGCGCCGCTGTCGGGCCGTCTGTCGGACAGGATCGACCCCGGTCGCGTGGCCACGGTGGGCATGCTGTGCAGCGCCGCCGGGCTGCTGCTGGCCATGACCACCATTTCGCCGGGCATGCCCGTGTGGCTGCTGGCGGCGGAACTGGTGTGCATCGGCATCGGGTTCGGCATCTTCGTCACGGCCAACTCTGTGGCCATCATGAGCAGCGTGGACAAGGCCCACTTCGGCGTGGCCTCGGGCATGGTGGGGGCCATGCGCACCCTGGGCATGGCGTGCAGCATGACCGCCGTCTCGCTCATCTTTGCCCTGCACCTGGGCGAGGCCGCCATCACCCCCGCCGTGCTGCCCGAATTCCTGTCCGCCACCCGTACCGGCCTTGCCGTGGCCGCCGTGTTCTCGTGCCTGGGCGTGCTGGTTTCCGTGGGGCGCGGGCGAAAGCGGGATTGA